The Chloroflexus aggregans DSM 9485 genome segment GGCTCTGCTCTCTGCCGATCTGACCGCTGCGCTGCGTGCAGTGAATGCTGTGGCGAATCAGGGTGCCGATCTGCGCCAGTTCGCCCGCGATGTGGTAGAACGGCTGCGTGCCGTGATGTTGCTCAACGCGACCGGTGACCGCACGCTGCTCGATCTTGGTGATGATGAGGTGGCGCAGTTGATGCAATGGGCACAGCGGGCCGAAATGGCGGCATTGGTGCAGTGGGTGAAACTGTTTAGCGGCCTCGATTATCAGTTGCGTACCACTCCCTATGGTCATCTCCCCCTCGAAGTGGCGGTCGTCGAGGCGCTAGTAGCTCCGGTTCCCGTCGTCCAACCGGTCACGCCGCATCCACACGCAGTTCGTCCCCAATCGCGTCCGTCGGTGCCTGCTTCGCCCACTACCTCGTCGGCACGCCCAAACATCGATCAGAGCATGGCATTTACGGTTGCTCCCGCTCTCACGCAACCATCGGCGCCGGTCAAACCGAGCCGCGCAACGCCTCCGCCGTCCACCGAGCCGCCAACCTCCTCTCCACTGCCCGCAACACCGCCGGTTGCGCCGCCAACCACGCCCGAATCAGGAGTGGCGCCCACTGCCGATCCGCCGCCCCCGCCGCCGGCAGTATGGGCGGCAGTGCAGCAGAGTCGCCCACCGGTTGATTATCCTGCGGCTCGTGCTGCCGATGCCGAGCTGTCGCTCCTCGAACGCCTCGAAGCGACGTGGGAAGACTTCAAGCGCGATGTGCGCCCGCGTAGTCCTACCGTACAGGCTCTGCTCAACAGTGCGCGACCCTACGATGTCGAGGGGAATACCATCATTTTGCTCGTCACCTCGACCTTCCATAAAGAGCGGCTAGAAGAGCCGAAAAATCGCGCCATTATCGAAGAAGTTCTGCGTCGTCGGTTTGGTAAAACGTATGCAGTGCGCTGTACGATCGAAGAGAAGTCGACTGAGCCGATCGATCTGCGCGCTAAAATTCGTGAAGCACGCAAAGATGAATTGGTGCGCGCTGCACTCAATATTTTCGATGCCCATATTGTCGGTATTGAGCCACTGGAGCAAGAACCGGAATAATTGCTGTACAATCTATCGGCAGTATGGTACCCTGTGTAAAAGAAGTACATCGTGCCGTGGTGCTATTCAGCGAAAACGCGGATGGTGATAGTCCTGTGGCAACGCGACATAATAAATGTCACCTTCCCAACCCGAACCTAAACCTCTTTATCCGTGTGTGAAAGGAGAAACCTCGATGAATCAACGCCAACTCATGCAGATGGCTCAGCAAATGCAACGCCAAATGCAGAAGGTGCAGGAAGAACTGGCCGCAACTATCGTCGAAGGGACTGCCGGCGGCGGTGCGATCGTCGTGAAAATGAACGGCCATCGTGAAGTGCAGTCGATCACCATCTCGCCTGAAGTTGTTGATCCTAACGATGTTGATATGTTGCAAGACCTTCTGCTGGTCGCGATCAACGATGCGTCGCGTAAGGCTCAGCAATTGGCCGAAGAGCGCATGCAACCACTGACCGGCGGCCTGAAGGGTCTCTTCTAAGTTCGTTGTGGGGAAGGTATGACCGTTCACCCAGATCATTATCTGATCGCCGCTCCGGTAGCCCGCTTGATCGAGGAGTTTGCCAGGCTGCCCGGTATTGGCCCGAAGACAGCCTCTCGTCTCACGTTTTATCTGTTGCGTGCCGAACCAAAGCAAGCCCAAGCGCTTGCCCAGGCAATCCTCGATGTCAAAGCGCAGGTGGGTTATTGCCGACGTTGTTTCAATATTACGGTCGATGAGCTGTGCCCAATCTGCCGCGACCCCTCACGCGATCAGACCAAAATCTGCGTGGTCGAAGAGCCACTCGATGTACTCGCTATTGAACGTACCGGTGCCTACCGTGGTCTCTACCACGTGTTACACGGTCATATCGCTCCCCTCGAAGGTATCTACCGCGAGGATCTGAAAATCGATGAACTCATTGCTCGTGTGCGCAGTGAACCGGTGAATGAAGTCATCCTTGCTACGAATCCCAATACTGAAGGGGAAGCAACGGCGTTCCTGTTGCTCCGCGATTTAGCACCGCTTGGGGTACGAGTAACGCGCCCGGCCCGCGGTTTGCCAACCGGTGGTGATTTAGAGTGGGCCGATCCTGAAACCCTCGGGTCAGCATTAGAGGGCAGACGGGAATTGTGAGAATACTGTGCGTGAGGTTGGGTGCAGGGCAACCCTACCTCTTCCTCTGCACAGTCATTCATTCTTTCGCTCCTGTCGTGAGGAGTAGCCGGGTGTGAGGGGAATCATCCCCCACAAGTGAGCAGTACGTTCATCGCTATACCTAGCCCCTTCTCCCCATTGGTGAGGAGAAAGTCCGGGGATAAGGGGCTTCTTCCCTGCGTAAGTGCTTGACCATGCCTGGACAACGTAATCTATGAACGTCACCACGATCCTCAACGAAACGATCACCAGTGTCAAGGGCGCCCAGTTTGCCGGGATTGTCGGCACTGATGGTCTCGGTGTCGCAATGGCGTACCATCCTGCTACTGCCGAACTCGACCTTGACATCGAACTGGCCGAACTCGAACTCGCCGAACTGGCCTCACGCGCTACTGCTGCTGCTGCGCGCATTGGGGCCGGTTTCGTCCGTGATCTGGTCATTGAAACCGATGTCTTGCTTATGTTGGCAATCCAGATCATGCCCGGCTACTACGGTGTCCTCGGGGTCCTTAGCGAAATGGCTAATTTGGGAAAAGCACGCTTTGCCCTCCAAGCAATGGTCGAACGGCTACGAACCGAGCTATAAGCCCATTGCGGGCGTTTGTTGGTCGGCAATAACCCCGCCCGACACCGGCACCATCTGCCGAAAGATGTGGGTGAGCATTGTTGGGGCGTGTTCGCATAATCCGCAGTGTACCGCCGATGGTTGGATCATCGTACTACGAGTAGCCGTCAGCCAGCGGAAGCGCTCATAGATCGGCAGTTCGCCAAGTGGGCCGGCTGCCGCACCGCCGGCACATATCAACTCAAAAGCCGTCAATTGCTCTCGTATTGGGCCAAGATCGAGGTCGGGCCAGAGTGCATGAATCCGCGCTTCATCGAGATGAAATTGAATACCAAGAAACCCCTGTTGCCGACAAAGCAAAACGACCCCGATATTGATCTGCTCACCGCGCTCAACCCGCGGGACCAACCGCAAGAGGGCATACTCAAAGGCGCTCGCGGGCATCGATAGCCTCCTGTACGAATGCACGCGGCGCTGCTAGCCGCAGACTAAGATACTCGATATACGCTTCCCGATGGGCTTCGACCGATGGGAACCTTGGATCAACGAGCCACTCGTCCGGGACAAGCTCTACAATTTCCCTAAGCAATTCCGGGGTGATCCGATGTGTCAACTCGGTATCAGCCGCTGCCAGATCGTTTGCCGCCGGCAACAGCACATGATCGCGGATCTGGTTGAACGGCGCACGGGCGCGTTGTTGATAGTCGTGCCACGTATAATGCATATAGAGCGCTGCGCCATGATCGATTAAGAAGAGCTGCCGGTGCCACCAAAGCATATTCGTGTTGCGCGGTGTCCGATCGACGTTGGTGATAAACGCATCAAACCAGACGATCATCGAAGCCAGCTTGGGATCGAGTTTGCGGGTCGTCGTTGGTTCAAACGCTAACGCGCCGGGCAAAAAATCTACCGCTAGATTCAAACCGGCGCTGGCCATTACCAAGTCTTGTATCTCGCCGTCAGGCTCATTACGCCCAAGGGCTGGATCAACCTCGATCAGTACGAGTTCGGGTGCCGGTAAGCCCACGGCGCGGGCGAGTTCACCACAGATCAACTCGGCCACCAGCACTTTAGGCCCTTGTCCCGCCCCACGAAACTTCACCACATACAGACCATCGTCATCGGCTTCAACAATCGCCGGCAACGAACCGCCTTCGCGTAACGGTTCTACGTAACGGGTTGCAGTGACTCGCCGTAACATCAGCGCTCCAATTTCAATATGTATCCCGTCTGAGCGGGAATCTCGCTAAACGGTTGATAGTCAGTAATCGCTCCGTCACTGATGGTCAACGGTGTCGGTGCGGTCGGTGGTGTTCCGTACAATGGTCTCAGCCGGTACGTTCCTGTCGGTAGGTCACTTCCACTCACTGTAAGCGTGAACGGTTCGGTTGGTGTGACATCGAAATTAATGATCACAAGAACAAGATCATCGCCGCTGCGCCGAATATATGCCGCTACATCATCACCCTTCGCTTGCAACGGTATCAAATCGCCGTGGGCCAATGCCGGTGTGTTGATGTGCAAGTGTATCAATTGTCGGTAAGCGTTGAGTAATGAATCAGGATCTTCGTCTTGCAGCATGACATTCTTGACCGGATAATCGGGTTGTGGCAGTTGCCACGGAAAGCCGCTGGTGAAGCCGCCAAACTCCTCTTTCGTCCATTGCATCGGTGTGCGAATGCGCTCATCGGGTTTGACACCAACCATCCCAATCTCTTCACCATAGTAGATGAAGGGTAATCCCGGTATCGTCAGCAACGCGAGCGCTGTCAGTTTGGCCTTGGCAACATCATCTCCCAGAGTCGACATCACTCGATTTTGGTCGTGATTGGTCAAAAACGGTGCCCAACGTTGGTAGGGGAGTTGGGTATAGGCATCTTGAACTGCTCGCATAAAGAGCTTGCTTAGCCCGG includes the following:
- the dnaX gene encoding DNA polymerase III subunit gamma/tau, with amino-acid sequence MAVQSLYRKWRSQTFAELVGQEHVVQTLRNAIAEDRVGHAYLFTGPRGVGKTTMARLLAKAVNCLHPDPSARPCGTCEMCTAIAEGRAVDVIEMDAASHTSVEDAREIIERVQFRPSVARMKVYIIDEAHMLSTAAFNALLKTLEEPPDHALFILATTEVHKVPATILSRCQRFTFVRHSVTSMAAHVRRIAAAEGIVLVEGAPEAIARAATGSMRDALGILEQLASFVEGPITLQHVQSLLGMTAAAEVDALIEALLSADLTAALRAVNAVANQGADLRQFARDVVERLRAVMLLNATGDRTLLDLGDDEVAQLMQWAQRAEMAALVQWVKLFSGLDYQLRTTPYGHLPLEVAVVEALVAPVPVVQPVTPHPHAVRPQSRPSVPASPTTSSARPNIDQSMAFTVAPALTQPSAPVKPSRATPPPSTEPPTSSPLPATPPVAPPTTPESGVAPTADPPPPPPAVWAAVQQSRPPVDYPAARAADAELSLLERLEATWEDFKRDVRPRSPTVQALLNSARPYDVEGNTIILLVTSTFHKERLEEPKNRAIIEEVLRRRFGKTYAVRCTIEEKSTEPIDLRAKIREARKDELVRAALNIFDAHIVGIEPLEQEPE
- a CDS encoding YbaB/EbfC family nucleoid-associated protein, producing the protein MNQRQLMQMAQQMQRQMQKVQEELAATIVEGTAGGGAIVVKMNGHREVQSITISPEVVDPNDVDMLQDLLLVAINDASRKAQQLAEERMQPLTGGLKGLF
- the recR gene encoding recombination mediator RecR; this encodes MTVHPDHYLIAAPVARLIEEFARLPGIGPKTASRLTFYLLRAEPKQAQALAQAILDVKAQVGYCRRCFNITVDELCPICRDPSRDQTKICVVEEPLDVLAIERTGAYRGLYHVLHGHIAPLEGIYREDLKIDELIARVRSEPVNEVILATNPNTEGEATAFLLLRDLAPLGVRVTRPARGLPTGGDLEWADPETLGSALEGRREL
- a CDS encoding DUF3037 domain-containing protein, yielding MPASAFEYALLRLVPRVERGEQINIGVVLLCRQQGFLGIQFHLDEARIHALWPDLDLGPIREQLTAFELICAGGAAAGPLGELPIYERFRWLTATRSTMIQPSAVHCGLCEHAPTMLTHIFRQMVPVSGGVIADQQTPAMGL
- a CDS encoding HipA family kinase → MLRRVTATRYVEPLREGGSLPAIVEADDDGLYVVKFRGAGQGPKVLVAELICGELARAVGLPAPELVLIEVDPALGRNEPDGEIQDLVMASAGLNLAVDFLPGALAFEPTTTRKLDPKLASMIVWFDAFITNVDRTPRNTNMLWWHRQLFLIDHGAALYMHYTWHDYQQRARAPFNQIRDHVLLPAANDLAAADTELTHRITPELLREIVELVPDEWLVDPRFPSVEAHREAYIEYLSLRLAAPRAFVQEAIDARERL